The genomic interval GATCTTTTCGCGGATCTGATTGATAAAGATCACCGTCGTTTTGGCCTTCGAGATACAGCCGGTCAGCTTTCGCATCGCCTGGCTCATCATGCGGGCCTGCAATCCAACGTGAGAATCGCCAATATCCCCTTCAAGTTCTGCTTTCGGCACTAGGGCGGCCACCGAGTCGACCACGATGATGTCGACGGCATTCGACTTGATCAGCATTTCGGCAATTTGCAACGCCTCTTCACCGGATGAAGGCTGGCTGACCAGCAATTCTTCCAGGTTGACCCCCAGGCGCTTGGCCCAGGCGGGATCGAGCGCGTGTTCGGCGTCAATAAATGCCGCAACGCCCCCTTCTTTTTGTGCATTGGCCACGGCATGCAGCGCCAGTGTGGTCTTTCCGCTGGATTCTGGTCCATAGACTTCAATGATCCGGCCGCGGGGAAAACCCATCCCGCCGAGTGCCAGGTCAAGCGACAACGAGCCGGTGCCGATGCCCGAAACCGTCATTGAGGAGTTATCGGAGAGCTTCATGATCGAGCCCTTACCGAAGGCCTTCTCGATCTGCCCCAGTGTATTATCGAGCATCTGACGATCGCCGTGTACGACATCGTCATCATGCATGACAGACTTGGCCGCCTTCGCCTTGGCCATAGAAGCATCCTTGAGAGAGTGGAGACACCAGCGGAACACCAATTCGCCAAAGAGACGGGCGAACAGGAAAAGTAAGATTTCAGTACCCGTTACGCAAGCGACGGGCAACCCCTCTGTGAGTCATTCAGTTGTTATCAGGAGATCAAATGAGTCGGCTGGTCGTTTCCACGAGAATTGCCGTCGACATCCCCGCGTTGATTCCGCCACGCCATTCTTCTTTAACATGAAACAGCCCCGCATCCTTTGCGACGGAAACCGTGCCGACTATGCTCCGCGCCGACCGTTCGAATTATCGTGGGAGAGTCAATACACGTGAGTCACTTTCAATTTCATCTCGACGCAGTGGACCCCGCAACCGGGGCTCGCGTGGGTCGCTGGGACACGCCGCACGGAACGGTCGAGACGCCCGCATTCATGCCAGTGGGAACATTGGCCACCGTCAAAGGCTTGACCCCCGATCAGTTGCAGCAAACCGGCGCGCAAATGGTGCTGGCGAACACCTATCACCTGGCACTCCGCCCCGGCGCCGAGGTTGTGGCCGAGATGGGGGGACTGCACGAATTCATGCAGTGGAAGGGCCCAATCCTCACAGACAGCGGCGGATTTCAGGTCTTCAGCCTCGCACCGATGCGAAAGCTGTATGAAGACAAAGTCGTCTTTCGCTCGCACATTGACGGCAGCCTGCTGGAACTGTCTCCCGCCCAATGCATGCGAATTCAAGAACAACTGGGCGCCGATTGCATCATGTGCCTGGATGAATGTCCGCCACACGATGCGCCGATCGAAAAAATCCGGGAAGCGGTCGACAGAACCACAGTCTGGGCATCACGTTGCCGCGATTCACACCAGCGGGCAGACCAGGCCCTGTTCGGCATCGTCCAAGGCGCCACCGATCAAAAAATGCGTGAACGATCAGCAGCCGGGTTGCGACCGCTTGATTTCCCCGGTTATGCCGTGGGAGGCCTGAGCGTGGGGGAAGAGCCGACCGAGATGTACCGAACCCTCGATTTCACGGTACCATTGCTGCCAACGGATCGGCCACGCTATTTGATGGGCGTGGGCCGGCCCGTCGATCTGCTGGAAGGCGTGTTGCGAGGAATTGATCTGTTTGACTGTGTGATGCCGACACGCAATGGCCGCAACGCAACAGCGTTTACGTCCGAGGGACTGCTCAAGCTGAAAAACCTGAAGCACCGGACCGATCCTACCCCTGTCGACCCGGAATGTGAATGCCCTGTCTGCCGACAGTTCAGCCGGGCCTACATCCGCCATTTGTTCATGTCTAAAGAAATGTTGGGCCCAATTCTGCTGTCCTGGCACAACCTGGCGTTCTATCAACGCCTGATGCGC from Schlesneria paludicola DSM 18645 carries:
- the recA gene encoding recombinase RecA — protein: MAKAKAAKSVMHDDDVVHGDRQMLDNTLGQIEKAFGKGSIMKLSDNSSMTVSGIGTGSLSLDLALGGMGFPRGRIIEVYGPESSGKTTLALHAVANAQKEGGVAAFIDAEHALDPAWAKRLGVNLEELLVSQPSSGEEALQIAEMLIKSNAVDIIVVDSVAALVPKAELEGDIGDSHVGLQARMMSQAMRKLTGCISKAKTTVIFINQIREKIGVMFGSPETTPGGRALKFYSSCRVDVRKLAVLKEGENMIGIRMKVKIVKNKVAPPFRVAEFDMLGSRGISLEGDVLDMAAAYNVVDRSGSWYIYGGTKLGQGRDKSRTYLEEHPEVVKELREKVMAAFFANGQKMAGAGDD
- the tgt gene encoding tRNA guanosine(34) transglycosylase Tgt, yielding MSHFQFHLDAVDPATGARVGRWDTPHGTVETPAFMPVGTLATVKGLTPDQLQQTGAQMVLANTYHLALRPGAEVVAEMGGLHEFMQWKGPILTDSGGFQVFSLAPMRKLYEDKVVFRSHIDGSLLELSPAQCMRIQEQLGADCIMCLDECPPHDAPIEKIREAVDRTTVWASRCRDSHQRADQALFGIVQGATDQKMRERSAAGLRPLDFPGYAVGGLSVGEEPTEMYRTLDFTVPLLPTDRPRYLMGVGRPVDLLEGVLRGIDLFDCVMPTRNGRNATAFTSEGLLKLKNLKHRTDPTPVDPECECPVCRQFSRAYIRHLFMSKEMLGPILLSWHNLAFYQRLMRDLRSAIREGRSAEFRTDQLARWNRSV